Genomic window (Gelria sp. Kuro-4):
AATAGGCGGCCAAAACGAAGCGCGCCTCTAAGACGCCTGCACCCTTGCCCTCGGGGCGAAAGAATTCAAGGGACTTAAGGGCGAGATAGCGTTCCCCGGCCGTAACTTCTGCCAGGTACCCTTTTAGGTTGGCATAGCCGCCGTGTACGATCGCCTCGATCTCCACCTCTTGTGCCGCTCCGCCGGCTGGGGTGGGAGAATGAACGGTGAGCTTAGTTACGCCCACCCCGTTTTCTGCCGCGGCGCGATTAAGCGCGGCGAGAAGGGCGGGCTGTTTTTCTTCCGTGGGCAACGCCCCGAGTGTATGCCTGGTTTTCTTCCTCGCCTGGTCTAGACGCTGCTCGAGGTCGGCCTGCTGCTGGGCCAGCTGGTCCTGCTGCGTCAGGTACGCCTTGGCTTGAACCAGCTCTGCCGACAGGCGCCGCACCGTGAGCCACTCCGAGGCGGTGTAAAGGCCGGTCAGCGCAAGCACGAGGGCGGCACCGCCCAGGAAGCAAAGCTCGCGCCAGCGAATTCCGGCCAAGACCGGGTACTTCATTTGAACCGCGCCTCCCC
Coding sequences:
- the pilO gene encoding type 4a pilus biogenesis protein PilO → MKYPVLAGIRWRELCFLGGAALVLALTGLYTASEWLTVRRLSAELVQAKAYLTQQDQLAQQQADLEQRLDQARKKTRHTLGALPTEEKQPALLAALNRAAAENGVGVTKLTVHSPTPAGGAAQEVEIEAIVHGGYANLKGYLAEVTAGERYLALKSLEFFRPEGKGAGVLEARFVLAAYFLPDPDLPEPSGAPRPAQSFSPPLGKSDPFS